A genome region from Marinilabiliales bacterium includes the following:
- a CDS encoding alpha/beta hydrolase has protein sequence MRKRIIRVSLYIIGGISATVLGLFVALWIISPGKPEPLTGPDGNPLEGSISVIEKISLGGLDQYLIIRGADSTKPVMLFLHGGPGSPEAAFMKHFNPGIEKDFVMVYWEQRGAGKSWSRDIPVESMNMRQFISDTRELSEYLSERFKQDRIYIMGHSWGSLLGILAAREHPELYRAYFGIGQVADQFIGEQISFEWAKEEARNHNDKKAAETLAGLSFPDLNASGKEWIDYMTEQRIYVNKFGGGTTRDITGMWPLIRIVFKTRDYTIGDKLNFMNGSMFSLEHMWNEVIQTNLFNEIDSMQVPVYIFHGKYDFTTPYSVAKDFYDQLKAPEKGFFTFENSAHSPVFEEVEKFNSIVREITQKY, from the coding sequence ATGAGAAAAAGAATAATCAGAGTAAGCCTCTACATTATTGGAGGAATTTCAGCAACAGTTCTGGGACTTTTTGTTGCACTATGGATTATCAGTCCCGGAAAACCCGAACCTCTGACCGGCCCTGACGGAAACCCGCTGGAGGGCAGCATTTCTGTTATTGAGAAGATCTCCCTGGGTGGACTTGATCAGTATCTCATTATCAGGGGTGCAGATTCAACAAAACCGGTAATGCTTTTCCTGCATGGCGGACCTGGAAGTCCGGAAGCTGCCTTCATGAAACATTTTAATCCTGGTATAGAAAAAGACTTCGTTATGGTGTACTGGGAACAACGCGGGGCGGGCAAGTCCTGGTCAAGGGATATTCCGGTTGAAAGCATGAATATGCGGCAGTTTATCTCAGATACCAGGGAACTCAGTGAATACCTGTCAGAAAGATTCAAACAGGACAGGATATATATTATGGGCCATTCATGGGGATCCTTACTGGGTATCCTGGCAGCCCGGGAACATCCTGAGCTCTATCGGGCCTATTTTGGGATCGGACAGGTAGCGGATCAGTTCATTGGAGAGCAAATCTCATTTGAATGGGCAAAAGAGGAGGCCCGTAACCATAATGATAAGAAAGCTGCTGAAACACTTGCTGGATTAAGTTTTCCAGATTTGAATGCCAGCGGCAAAGAGTGGATTGATTATATGACAGAACAAAGGATATACGTGAACAAATTCGGCGGCGGGACCACCCGGGATATAACCGGAATGTGGCCATTGATCAGAATTGTGTTCAAAACAAGAGATTACACAATTGGCGACAAACTGAATTTCATGAATGGCAGCATGTTTTCACTGGAGCATATGTGGAATGAAGTGATCCAAACAAATCTTTTTAACGAGATCGACAGCATGCAGGTACCTGTCTATATTTTCCACGGAAAGTATGATTTTACAACCCCGTATTCTGTTGCAAAAGATTTCTATGATCAGCTGAAAGCGCCGGAAAAAGGATTCTTCACCTTTGAGAACTCCGCTCACAGTCCTGTTTTTGAAGAGGTTGAGAAGTTCAATTCAATTGTAAGGGAGATCACACAGAAGTATTGA
- a CDS encoding methyltransferase domain-containing protein, translated as MFMEDKNKNLRMIEGIYSFINEAELTGDNLKYNRLYNKIAWSYNLSQRLYFWFKFGGERKFRDPFLSELTVKDNDKVLEVSTGTGDNFRFLNKNAVYYGVDISLGMLRQAKKHVKRWNIDARLVHCEGEELPFKDDFFDVVFHCGGINYFNDKQKAIHEMIRVAKPGTKLLIVDETDKLVRQSYQKNPLIKKEFKDADKARVPVDLVPAEMTEISSEIICKGLMYKITFIKP; from the coding sequence ATGTTCATGGAAGATAAGAACAAAAATTTGCGAATGATTGAAGGAATATATTCCTTCATAAACGAAGCAGAGCTTACAGGCGATAATCTTAAATACAACCGTCTTTATAATAAGATAGCCTGGTCATACAACCTGTCACAAAGATTATACTTCTGGTTTAAGTTTGGCGGCGAACGAAAATTCAGGGACCCGTTTCTGAGCGAATTGACTGTAAAGGATAACGATAAGGTACTTGAAGTATCAACCGGCACAGGAGACAATTTCAGGTTTTTAAACAAAAATGCAGTGTATTACGGGGTGGATATATCGCTGGGAATGTTAAGGCAGGCGAAGAAGCATGTCAAAAGATGGAATATAGATGCCAGGCTGGTCCACTGTGAAGGTGAAGAGCTGCCTTTCAAGGATGATTTTTTTGATGTAGTCTTTCACTGCGGAGGAATTAACTACTTCAATGACAAGCAAAAGGCGATACATGAAATGATCAGGGTTGCAAAACCCGGCACCAAACTCCTTATAGTTGATGAAACCGACAAACTTGTTCGCCAAAGTTATCAAAAAAACCCGCTGATAAAAAAAGAATTCAAAGATGCTGATAAAGCGCGGGTTCCTGTTGACCTGGTGCCTGCCGAGATGACAGAGATATCTTCGGAGATCATTTGCAAAGGGCTCATGTACAAGATCACTTTCATCAAGCCGTGA